In Allocoprobacillus halotolerans, a genomic segment contains:
- the chbG gene encoding chitin disaccharide deacetylase — translation MINQLIVNADDFGMTQANTIGILVAHKEGIVTSTTCMMNMPYAKFALKQAQHYPQLGVGIHLVLTVGRPLIDGAHSYTDEMGNFIRPKDYPDGKPHGDVNELYREWKAQIEKFIEIAGHKPTHIDSHHHVHLLPWHQEVAKALAKEYDLPIRQRHQIIDTYPYIPVFDKMYDEDVNYQYVTEVLQSHSGALELMCHPAYLDQRLYDMSSYNLPRMKELEFLTSSQIKSFIQENHIELINFSNLHDNFQ, via the coding sequence ATGATTAATCAATTAATTGTTAATGCTGATGATTTTGGTATGACACAAGCCAATACAATTGGAATATTAGTAGCTCACAAAGAAGGTATTGTGACTTCAACGACCTGTATGATGAATATGCCTTATGCCAAGTTTGCTTTAAAACAGGCACAACATTATCCTCAACTTGGAGTCGGTATTCATTTGGTTCTTACCGTTGGACGACCTCTTATTGATGGTGCTCACTCTTATACTGATGAAATGGGAAATTTTATTAGACCTAAGGATTATCCTGATGGAAAACCACATGGAGATGTTAATGAATTATATCGTGAATGGAAAGCACAGATTGAAAAATTCATTGAAATAGCCGGCCATAAACCTACACATATTGACTCTCATCACCATGTGCATTTACTCCCTTGGCATCAAGAAGTGGCAAAGGCCTTAGCCAAAGAATATGATTTACCTATTCGTCAACGCCATCAAATCATTGATACTTATCCATACATTCCAGTTTTTGATAAGATGTATGATGAAGATGTTAATTATCAATATGTAACAGAAGTTTTACAATCACATTCTGGAGCATTGGAACTGATGTGTCATCCTGCCTATCTTGATCAAAGACTCTATGATATGTCAAGTTACAATTTACCAAGAATGAAAGAGTTAGAATTTTTAACATCATCACAAATCAAATCATTTATCCAAGAAAATCATATAGAACTGATCAATTTCTCAAATTTACACGATAATTTTCAATAA
- the aroE gene encoding shikimate dehydrogenase — translation MNTITGYTGLYGIVADPIKHSFSPMMHNTAFQYLGINDVYLAFEVKPEHLSDFITSAKILPIKGFNVSMPYKVDILPYLDELTLQAKLCQAVNTVKNKDGKLIGHISDGIGFMKACEEKGWQFQNQKVVVLGAGGAARAIVVALTQYAKEIVIYNRSHKDWIQQVQAQCDCPLVLKSLNDIQGLKEDLKDSYALIQTTNVGMAPHEEGCLIPDVSYLPQHIKVADIIYNPQETKLLKMAREKGLEYMNGEGMIVYQGAESFEFWTGQKMPIPQVKKV, via the coding sequence ATGAATACAATAACAGGATATACAGGACTTTATGGCATTGTGGCTGATCCTATTAAACATTCTTTTTCACCCATGATGCACAATACTGCATTTCAATATTTAGGAATCAATGATGTTTATCTGGCTTTTGAAGTGAAACCGGAGCATTTATCAGATTTTATAACAAGTGCTAAAATATTGCCTATCAAAGGTTTTAATGTATCCATGCCCTATAAAGTCGATATTTTACCTTACTTGGATGAATTGACATTACAAGCTAAGTTATGTCAAGCTGTTAATACAGTTAAAAATAAGGATGGGAAATTGATTGGGCATATAAGTGATGGTATTGGTTTTATGAAAGCTTGTGAAGAAAAAGGTTGGCAATTCCAAAACCAAAAAGTTGTTGTTTTAGGAGCAGGTGGTGCTGCCAGAGCAATCGTTGTGGCTTTAACACAATACGCTAAAGAAATTGTCATCTATAATCGCAGTCATAAGGATTGGATTCAACAAGTTCAGGCCCAATGTGATTGTCCACTTGTATTGAAATCATTAAATGATATCCAAGGTTTAAAAGAAGATTTGAAAGATAGCTATGCCTTGATTCAAACAACGAATGTGGGAATGGCACCTCATGAAGAGGGATGTTTAATACCAGATGTTTCTTATTTACCTCAACATATAAAGGTGGCAGATATTATTTACAACCCTCAAGAAACAAAATTACTAAAAATGGCTCGTGAAAAAGGCCTTGAATATATGAATGGGGAAGGTATGATTGTTTATCAGGGAGCAGAATCCTTTGAATTTTGGACAGGACAAAAAATGCCAATACCTCAAGTGAAAAAAGTTTAA